One genomic segment of Flavobacteriaceae bacterium includes these proteins:
- a CDS encoding transglycosylase SLT domain-containing protein, which translates to MKKSMRFLMVVLVVIFFINGVYIADVDPKNTAENYIIKALEIPKGLHFAGEKVPTERHDVRERMDRELLVNTYWQSNGLLMIKRAHKYFPIIEPILKANGIPDDFKYLAVAESGLQNNSSPAGAAGFWHFLKHSAREYGLEVNKNVDERYHLEKATKVAADYLKKAKERFGSWTLAAAAYNAGNARIAKRLEVQQVSNFYDVLLNSETSRYIFRIVALKEIISNPKKYGFEFTQEDLYILPETTVVKVDTVITNIAAFAKRFGTNYKELKLHNPWLRENKLNNKSRKLYEVKIPLK; encoded by the coding sequence ATGAAAAAATCAATGCGCTTTTTAATGGTTGTACTGGTGGTAATATTCTTTATTAATGGTGTGTATATTGCTGATGTTGATCCCAAAAATACTGCGGAAAATTACATTATAAAAGCATTGGAAATTCCAAAAGGATTACATTTTGCCGGTGAAAAAGTTCCTACGGAACGGCATGATGTCAGAGAACGTATGGACCGTGAGTTGTTGGTAAATACCTATTGGCAGTCTAATGGTTTGCTAATGATTAAAAGAGCACACAAATATTTTCCTATTATCGAGCCTATTTTAAAAGCCAACGGAATCCCGGACGATTTCAAATATTTAGCAGTTGCGGAAAGTGGTTTGCAAAACAATTCGTCTCCTGCCGGTGCTGCCGGTTTCTGGCATTTTTTAAAACATTCAGCAAGAGAATATGGTTTGGAGGTAAATAAAAATGTGGATGAACGATACCATTTGGAAAAAGCCACCAAAGTAGCTGCCGACTATTTGAAAAAAGCAAAAGAACGCTTTGGCAGTTGGACACTAGCCGCCGCTGCATACAATGCGGGAAATGCAAGAATAGCAAAACGTCTGGAGGTGCAGCAGGTTTCTAATTTTTACGATGTTTTGCTAAACTCGGAAACCTCCCGCTATATATTTCGAATTGTCGCTTTAAAAGAAATCATATCAAACCCCAAAAAATATGGTTTTGAGTTCACACAAGAAGATTTGTATATATTGCCCGAAACCACTGTTGTAAAAGTAGATACGGTTATTACAAATATTGCTGCTTTTGCAAAGCGTTTCGGAACAAATTATAAAGAACTCAAATTACACAACCCCTGGTTACGGGAAAATAAACTGAATAATAAAAGTCGGAAATTATATGAGGTTAAAATCCCTTTAAAATGA
- a CDS encoding carbohydrate-binding protein produces the protein MPKKIKIIFTLFIVLFIHFNGATQYTTVGQGSYTNAFPGTDSAGRNSFPSGTPQISGNALGKPVPTNDWWSALLKNDHANNLFNYPMGLRTVNEGLVVNYVVPASTPNGSSQPMGPELPVVVGVSGLNTNRATVSDYSDWTVTINWNDNTHHFEAIAGIGMPFIYFTKSSSDEAKIVVTDGNVVIDNEMLIITDSAQGSDYAVYAPVGSSWSQSGTTYTSDLNGKNYWSMAFLPPSASAVTTVANEYKKHAYVFPGNTTTTWSYNESNAKLTTTFTVTTDVKEGTASTVLLGLLPHQWVHLATTSAQPNGYTYSSIRGEIKTLDGNTFIVENTFKGILPTLPYLDNYSSGFSPAALDDKISQIENEGLATWTDSYNEGQVMNRMIQTARIADETGDIVARDKMILTIKERLEDWLKAEPGEVAFLFYYNDTWSAMLGYPAGHGQDNNINDHHFHWGYFIHAAAFMEQFEPGWADQWGEMINLLIRDAASDDRNDTQFPFLRNFSPYAGHSWANGFATFPFGNDQESTSESMQFASSLIHWGTLTENDAIRDLGIYIYTTEQTAIEEYWFDMHQRTFKPGYGYSLASRIWGNGYDNQTFFTSDIAAAYGIEMYPIHGGSLYLGHNTTYAQSLWAEISSHTGILSNEANPHLWHDTYWKYLSFTDPQAAIDLYDSYPDRSLKFGISDAQTYHWLHAMNALGTVNATITADYPIAASFTKNGEMTYVAHNYSDAPITVTFSDGYALDVPANEMVTSRDIDVTGVLSSDFNQAYPGGSVRLTAAITGTGVTKIEFFDGSTSIREDTSAPYEIEAENLTLGIHGMYAKVFVNDAFNITNIVNVQVGEQVPYLTTAYQIPGIIEAGNYDRFEGGVGQNIAYVDTSQDNQGNYRTDEYVDAVSETVEGKTVGWITAGEWLEYSIDVQTAGFYNVIIRYASGNSNGGGPFHFEIDGTVISSGTTLTTTNDWSTWVDKVVTNVELTEGSHILRLVVTNGEFNIGKMDFSYVSSLNYVPPIANAGTNVVVILPETTASLDGSLSNDPEGQTITYNWEQIYGPSIINFDNNTSVSPAISNLEEGVYKCKLTVSDGTYSASSFVLVIVQANANANPTATITAPADNSSFAEGTDIMLSATASDLDGTVSLVEFYNGAVKIGEDTIAPFSFTWTGASPGTHQITAVATDNEGTQGTSQIIHITVNEVVSCSETSNEHIDGNPFSVGYTATFETIGSNVTITFELLDTDRTGVVAYLWQQSPFSETQMDHVSGLTFSKIIGGLTTGATISYACKFAYAGGLSVTKYISYVVGDNCNGNPDDTEAPTNFSAAIGTITSRSVELLLTGTDDSGTVIYDISYGSETMSTTGDSGVQKSFIINGLTPETVYDFSIEGRDITGNTAANNPIALQATTTEDTNTACSGTSSEAQQGTFDIGYTYHFETSGNAVTFTFELLDNKTGVIAYLWQESPFTETLMDHVSGLTFSKTISGQTIGSTISYACKFAFAGGLAVTKYFSYEVGNNCTLSIAGELWNRTIKVYPNPVTDVLYTTSFQSDITKIELFSLLGTKIKEMSRNLHTIHVEELSSGLYFIKIHTARGFVTKKILKR, from the coding sequence ATACCCAAAAAGATTAAGATAATATTTACGCTTTTTATAGTGCTGTTCATTCATTTTAACGGAGCTACCCAATATACAACTGTCGGGCAAGGAAGCTATACCAATGCATTTCCGGGAACCGATTCGGCAGGAAGAAATTCGTTTCCTTCGGGAACTCCGCAAATAAGCGGCAATGCTTTAGGAAAACCGGTACCTACAAATGACTGGTGGTCAGCTTTACTAAAAAATGACCACGCCAATAACTTATTTAATTACCCTATGGGATTGCGTACGGTTAATGAGGGTCTTGTAGTAAATTATGTGGTTCCTGCTTCCACACCTAATGGTAGTAGCCAACCTATGGGTCCGGAACTCCCTGTTGTTGTTGGAGTTTCAGGGTTAAATACGAACCGGGCTACTGTTTCCGATTATTCGGATTGGACAGTTACCATAAACTGGAATGATAACACGCACCATTTTGAAGCAATTGCAGGTATTGGAATGCCATTTATCTATTTTACAAAATCGTCTTCTGACGAAGCTAAAATAGTAGTTACCGACGGAAATGTTGTGATCGATAATGAAATGCTAATCATTACAGATTCAGCGCAAGGCTCTGATTATGCAGTGTATGCACCTGTAGGAAGCTCTTGGTCTCAAAGCGGAACTACCTATACTTCCGATTTAAACGGAAAAAATTATTGGTCAATGGCATTTCTTCCACCATCGGCAAGTGCTGTTACCACAGTTGCAAATGAGTATAAAAAACACGCCTATGTTTTTCCAGGTAATACAACTACTACCTGGAGTTATAATGAAAGTAATGCTAAGTTAACAACCACCTTTACAGTAACTACCGATGTAAAAGAAGGAACAGCATCTACCGTTTTATTAGGATTGCTGCCTCATCAGTGGGTGCATTTGGCTACTACATCTGCGCAACCCAATGGATATACTTATAGTTCTATCAGAGGCGAAATAAAAACATTAGATGGTAATACATTTATTGTGGAGAATACATTTAAAGGGATATTACCAACATTACCCTATCTGGACAATTATAGCTCCGGATTCAGTCCGGCAGCCTTAGACGATAAAATCTCCCAAATTGAAAATGAAGGGCTGGCTACATGGACAGATTCTTACAATGAAGGGCAGGTGATGAATCGAATGATACAAACAGCCCGGATAGCAGATGAAACAGGAGATATAGTGGCAAGAGATAAAATGATTCTCACCATAAAAGAACGATTGGAAGATTGGTTGAAAGCTGAACCCGGAGAGGTCGCTTTCCTATTCTACTATAATGATACTTGGTCCGCAATGCTAGGGTATCCGGCAGGCCATGGCCAAGATAATAATATCAATGACCACCACTTCCACTGGGGGTATTTTATTCATGCAGCGGCATTTATGGAACAATTTGAGCCCGGATGGGCAGACCAATGGGGAGAGATGATAAACCTACTCATTCGGGATGCGGCTTCGGACGACAGAAATGATACGCAGTTTCCTTTTTTAAGAAACTTTAGCCCCTATGCAGGACACAGTTGGGCAAATGGTTTTGCAACTTTTCCTTTTGGAAATGATCAGGAATCTACTTCGGAGAGTATGCAGTTCGCGTCCTCTTTAATTCATTGGGGCACTCTTACGGAAAATGATGCCATTCGGGATTTGGGAATTTACATATATACTACGGAACAAACAGCTATCGAAGAATATTGGTTTGACATGCACCAAAGAACCTTTAAACCGGGTTATGGATATAGCCTGGCATCGAGAATTTGGGGAAACGGATATGACAATCAAACGTTCTTTACTTCGGATATTGCCGCAGCATACGGAATAGAGATGTATCCCATTCACGGAGGGTCTTTATATTTAGGTCATAATACGACATACGCACAATCTTTATGGGCAGAAATTTCATCACATACAGGTATTTTAAGTAATGAGGCAAACCCTCATTTATGGCATGATACCTATTGGAAATATTTATCCTTTACCGATCCGCAGGCAGCCATTGATTTGTACGATTCTTATCCGGATCGCTCTTTGAAATTCGGAATATCAGATGCACAGACCTATCACTGGTTACACGCAATGAATGCACTGGGTACGGTAAATGCAACCATTACTGCTGATTATCCCATAGCAGCCTCATTTACTAAAAATGGTGAAATGACATATGTTGCTCATAATTATTCGGATGCGCCTATTACCGTTACATTTTCCGACGGTTATGCACTGGATGTTCCTGCCAATGAGATGGTCACCAGTAGAGATATAGATGTTACCGGAGTTTTATCGTCTGATTTTAATCAGGCTTACCCAGGCGGAAGTGTTCGCCTCACTGCTGCAATTACAGGAACGGGAGTTACCAAAATAGAATTCTTTGACGGGAGCACATCTATAAGAGAAGACACATCCGCACCCTATGAAATAGAAGCCGAAAATCTAACGCTTGGTATTCATGGAATGTATGCCAAAGTGTTTGTGAATGATGCATTTAATATAACAAATATTGTGAATGTACAAGTTGGAGAACAAGTCCCTTATTTGACAACGGCATATCAAATTCCGGGAATTATTGAAGCAGGTAATTATGATAGATTTGAAGGCGGAGTTGGGCAAAACATCGCTTATGTAGATACTTCACAGGATAACCAGGGAAATTATAGGACAGACGAATACGTTGATGCTGTTTCGGAGACAGTTGAAGGAAAAACAGTAGGATGGATCACAGCCGGAGAATGGTTGGAATATAGTATCGATGTGCAAACAGCAGGTTTTTATAATGTTATCATACGATATGCTTCAGGGAATTCCAACGGTGGCGGGCCTTTTCATTTTGAAATAGACGGAACTGTCATTAGCTCCGGTACAACATTGACTACCACTAATGATTGGAGCACTTGGGTCGATAAAGTGGTAACAAATGTTGAATTAACGGAGGGATCACATATATTGCGATTAGTAGTGACAAATGGTGAATTTAATATAGGAAAAATGGACTTTTCCTATGTAAGTTCTTTAAATTATGTACCGCCTATTGCGAATGCAGGCACTAATGTAGTAGTGATTTTGCCGGAAACTACAGCAAGTTTAGACGGTTCTTTGAGTAATGACCCGGAAGGTCAAACCATTACATACAATTGGGAACAGATTTACGGGCCTTCCATTATAAATTTTGATAATAATACGTCCGTATCGCCTGCCATTTCTAATTTGGAAGAAGGTGTATATAAATGTAAACTGACAGTAAGTGATGGTACATATTCAGCGAGTAGTTTTGTTCTGGTAATTGTACAGGCTAATGCCAATGCGAATCCCACCGCCACCATTACCGCTCCGGCAGACAATTCGTCATTTGCAGAGGGAACAGATATCATGCTATCTGCCACGGCAAGTGATTTGGACGGAACCGTTTCATTAGTTGAGTTTTACAATGGAGCGGTGAAAATAGGAGAAGATACCATAGCTCCTTTTAGTTTTACCTGGACAGGAGCAAGCCCCGGAACACACCAAATTACTGCGGTAGCTACAGATAACGAAGGTACTCAGGGAACTTCACAGATAATTCATATAACGGTAAACGAAGTAGTATCATGCAGTGAAACATCAAATGAGCATATAGACGGGAACCCGTTTTCAGTTGGATATACCGCAACTTTTGAAACGATAGGAAGTAACGTAACCATTACATTTGAATTATTAGATACGGACAGGACAGGGGTGGTTGCTTATTTGTGGCAGCAATCACCTTTTTCGGAAACACAGATGGATCATGTTTCGGGATTAACATTTTCAAAAATAATAGGAGGGCTGACCACCGGTGCTACGATCTCCTATGCTTGTAAGTTTGCATATGCAGGAGGGTTATCGGTAACGAAATATATAAGTTATGTGGTCGGCGATAATTGTAATGGCAACCCTGATGATACTGAAGCTCCAACGAATTTTTCGGCTGCTATTGGAACTATTACATCAAGATCAGTTGAACTTTTATTAACCGGGACCGATGATTCCGGAACTGTTATTTACGATATTTCTTATGGTTCGGAAACTATGTCAACAACCGGTGATTCGGGAGTTCAAAAATCATTCATCATTAATGGTTTAACTCCTGAAACAGTATACGATTTTAGTATTGAAGGAAGAGATATAACAGGCAATACGGCTGCAAATAATCCAATTGCCCTACAGGCAACCACTACAGAAGATACAAATACGGCATGTTCGGGAACCAGTTCGGAAGCTCAGCAGGGTACTTTTGATATAGGTTATACTTATCATTTTGAGACTAGTGGAAACGCTGTTACATTTACCTTTGAATTACTCGATAATAAAACCGGGGTCATTGCTTATTTGTGGCAGGAATCTCCTTTTACGGAAACACTGATGGATCATGTTTCAGGCTTGACTTTTTCTAAAACCATAAGCGGGCAAACTATTGGGTCAACCATAAGCTATGCTTGCAAATTTGCTTTTGCCGGTGGATTGGCAGTAACTAAGTACTTTTCTTATGAAGTTGGTAATAATTGTACTTTAAGTATAGCAGGTGAGTTGTGGAATCGAACCATTAAGGTATATCCCAATCCGGTAACAGATGTATTGTATACAACCTCCTTTCAATCAGACATCACAAAAATTGAACTGTTTTCTTTGCTGGGAACTAAAATAAAAGAAATGAGCAGAAACCTACATACAATCCATGTAGAAGAACTATCCAGCGGATTGTATTTCATCAAAATACATACGGCAAGAGGTTTTGTGACCAAAAAGATATTGAAAAGATGA
- a CDS encoding transposase, giving the protein MYKNDGYVRRYSESFKLKVLAELTKGNHSKRQIALTYGIQSSTINVWIKKYDRKDLMNTRVTVQTDDELSRIKALQKELKQLKDLLIKKDLDKLVNDSYLEVAAENLGYKNVEELKKNLNIKP; this is encoded by the coding sequence ATGTATAAAAATGATGGATATGTAAGACGTTATAGTGAGAGTTTTAAACTCAAAGTATTAGCAGAACTTACCAAAGGAAACCATTCCAAAAGACAAATTGCCTTAACTTACGGCATACAATCTAGTACGATAAACGTATGGATTAAAAAATATGACCGTAAAGATTTAATGAACACCCGTGTAACCGTGCAAACAGACGACGAATTATCCCGTATTAAAGCCCTTCAAAAAGAGCTAAAACAACTCAAAGATCTTCTTATTAAAAAGGATCTAGATAAACTTGTGAATGATAGTTATCTTGAAGTAGCTGCTGAAAATCTTGGCTATAAAAATGTTGAAGAATTAAAAAAAAACTTAAACATAAAGCCTTAA
- a CDS encoding alpha/beta hydrolase has protein sequence MSKIHIYCMPGLAASPRIFEHVKLPETQFEIHLLSWKIPLSTNESIQEYAARMCKDIVHKCPVLIGVSFGGVLVQEMSKLIDTKNVIIISSIKTHRELPNRLKLAKVTKAYKLFPTRLVENLEEYTKYFFGDFLKKRAELYHMYLSVRNKRYMEWAIYNVLHWKQEHPPENLTHIQGLEDNVFPVRYIKGFIPVKNGTHVMILMKAKVISLIICNALT, from the coding sequence ATGTCAAAAATCCATATTTATTGTATGCCTGGCTTAGCTGCAAGCCCCCGAATTTTTGAGCATGTAAAATTGCCCGAAACACAATTTGAAATTCATCTTTTATCGTGGAAAATTCCATTGTCTACAAATGAAAGTATTCAAGAGTATGCTGCAAGAATGTGTAAAGACATCGTTCATAAATGCCCTGTACTGATTGGCGTTTCTTTTGGAGGGGTGTTAGTACAGGAAATGAGTAAACTTATCGATACAAAAAACGTTATCATTATTTCCAGTATCAAAACACACCGCGAACTTCCTAACCGGTTAAAACTCGCAAAAGTGACAAAAGCATATAAATTATTTCCTACACGGCTTGTGGAAAACCTTGAAGAGTATACAAAATATTTCTTTGGAGATTTCCTGAAAAAACGCGCCGAGTTATACCATATGTATTTATCTGTAAGAAATAAGCGATATATGGAATGGGCAATATACAATGTATTGCATTGGAAGCAAGAACATCCTCCGGAAAACCTTACTCATATTCAAGGCTTGGAAGATAATGTATTTCCCGTAAGGTATATCAAGGGTTTCATTCCCGTAAAAAATGGAACACACGTGATGATTTTGATGAAAGCAAAGGTCATCTCACTAATAATTTGTAATGCTTTAACTTGA
- the mtaB gene encoding tRNA (N(6)-L-threonylcarbamoyladenosine(37)-C(2))-methylthiotransferase MtaB has protein sequence MNTDKKVAFYTLGCKLNFSETATIARSFTNEGFIRVPFDNKADIYVINTCSVTDNADKKFKTVVRNALRKNENAFLIAIGCYAQLKPEELAAIDGVDLVLGATEKFNVTSYINELTKNDTAQIHSCEITHANSYIGSYSIDDRTRAFLKVQDGCDYKCTYCTIPLARGISRSDTLKNILQNAEEISKKGIKEIVLTGVNIGDYGKGEFGNKKHEHTFLELIQALDSVNGIDRLRISSIEPNLLTDEMIDFVAKSNVFVPHFHIPLQSGNDILLKKMKRRYLREVYTRRVAKIKKVLPNACIGVDVIVGFPGETDALFLETYHYLQELDISYLHVFTYSERPNTEAAFMNHVVPKNIRTKRSKMLRGLSVKKRRAFYETQIGNTTTVLFESENKEGYIHGFTENYVKVKTPWNPELVNTLHKIIMTKIDEDGLMRFDFVKEKMLA, from the coding sequence ATGAATACAGATAAAAAAGTAGCTTTTTATACTTTAGGTTGTAAACTTAATTTTTCCGAAACGGCCACTATTGCACGTAGTTTTACAAATGAAGGTTTTATTCGTGTTCCTTTTGACAATAAAGCGGATATTTATGTAATCAATACCTGTTCCGTAACTGACAATGCCGACAAAAAATTTAAAACCGTTGTTAGAAATGCATTGAGAAAAAATGAAAATGCTTTTTTAATTGCTATAGGTTGTTATGCCCAATTAAAACCAGAAGAATTAGCAGCCATAGACGGTGTTGATCTGGTTTTGGGAGCAACAGAAAAATTTAATGTAACCAGTTATATCAATGAGTTGACTAAAAATGATACTGCCCAAATACATTCTTGTGAAATTACCCACGCCAATTCTTATATAGGCTCTTACTCTATTGACGACAGAACCCGGGCATTTCTAAAAGTTCAGGATGGTTGCGATTATAAATGTACTTACTGTACGATTCCTCTGGCGCGTGGTATTTCCAGGAGTGATACATTAAAAAACATATTGCAAAATGCTGAGGAAATCTCTAAAAAAGGCATCAAAGAAATTGTGTTGACAGGAGTGAATATCGGGGATTACGGAAAAGGTGAGTTTGGCAATAAAAAACATGAACATACTTTTTTGGAATTGATACAAGCCCTGGATAGTGTTAACGGAATCGATCGTTTGCGAATATCTTCCATAGAACCTAATCTCTTGACAGACGAAATGATAGATTTTGTAGCCAAATCAAATGTATTTGTACCGCATTTTCATATCCCTTTGCAAAGCGGGAATGATATTTTGCTTAAGAAAATGAAACGCCGTTATTTGCGAGAGGTTTATACAAGAAGGGTTGCAAAGATCAAAAAGGTGTTGCCTAATGCGTGCATTGGCGTGGATGTTATTGTTGGATTTCCGGGAGAAACAGACGCGCTTTTTTTAGAGACCTATCACTATTTGCAGGAGTTGGATATTTCTTATTTGCATGTATTTACATATTCCGAACGTCCAAATACGGAAGCTGCTTTTATGAATCATGTAGTTCCTAAAAATATTCGTACAAAGCGTAGTAAAATGCTACGCGGTTTATCGGTTAAAAAACGTAGGGCATTTTACGAAACACAAATAGGAAATACCACAACAGTTTTATTTGAAAGCGAAAATAAAGAAGGTTATATTCACGGATTTACAGAAAACTATGTAAAAGTAAAAACGCCCTGGAATCCGGAATTAGTAAATACTTTACATAAAATAATAATGACAAAAATTGATGAAGATGGCCTAATGCGTTTTGATTTTGTAAAAGAAAAAATGTTAGCATAG
- a CDS encoding antibiotic biosynthesis monooxygenase translates to MIVSHLQPPYYAVIFTTLLTDDLVDYQETAERMEILAKQQKGYLGIESARDEVGITVSYWKDLDAILQWKTHVEHTEARNRGRAQWYKQYQLRICKVEREYGFKR, encoded by the coding sequence ATGATTGTCAGTCATTTACAACCACCATATTATGCTGTAATTTTCACCACGCTACTGACTGATGATTTAGTTGATTATCAGGAAACTGCCGAAAGAATGGAAATACTGGCAAAACAACAAAAAGGATATTTAGGTATTGAATCGGCCAGAGATGAGGTAGGGATCACGGTTTCGTACTGGAAAGATTTGGATGCCATTTTACAATGGAAAACACATGTTGAGCATACGGAAGCCAGAAACAGGGGAAGAGCACAGTGGTACAAACAATATCAATTGCGTATTTGTAAGGTAGAACGTGAATATGGGTTTAAACGCTGA
- a CDS encoding Fic family protein, producing the protein MNKDIELWKPIRFDDEWNKTDTSKLDDILPSWYRKREILQSGSKEYEDFLNRLKRQHAIETGIVERLYDLKEGITETFIKEGFVESYLQHGDTNISPNKLIGYLSDHFEAIDFIFDVVKNERPISKNFILQLHQLITKNQDFSEAIDTLGRQVRVPLLKGKFKEHENNPRRSDGTKFIYCPPIHVENEIDKLINIYEGLEDGEASPIVISAWFHHAFSIIHPFQDGNGRLARLLASLILIKHGLFPFTVKRTEKKRYIEALENADTEKPNELVVFFSEVQKRNIEVVLNLKLETVSTTSISDIASALSKKVNTWKDSLKEARIKQISDNRNLIFNYCNEITEKVYEELRGQIPEETAGIYLEVANTSNDKYYYFTHQIVEYAKEHDYFFNRSLPRDWFKLSVVLSEKRQYQIILSMHHYGYDDTTMAVGAFLEFIEPKTLNPKNRIKGYKRTGNKDNIITSLPLNIKPHTISLEGNVERVKHNLQTFVRDTLAISLAQIMNEIN; encoded by the coding sequence ATGAACAAAGACATTGAACTATGGAAACCAATCAGATTTGATGATGAATGGAATAAAACAGACACTTCAAAATTAGATGACATTCTTCCTTCTTGGTATCGAAAAAGGGAAATATTACAATCAGGTTCTAAAGAATATGAAGATTTCTTAAATAGATTAAAAAGACAACACGCAATTGAAACTGGAATTGTTGAGCGACTTTATGATTTAAAAGAAGGAATCACTGAAACTTTTATCAAGGAAGGATTTGTAGAATCATATTTACAGCATGGTGATACAAATATCTCCCCAAATAAACTTATTGGCTATTTATCTGACCACTTTGAAGCAATTGACTTTATCTTCGATGTAGTTAAAAATGAAAGACCTATATCGAAAAACTTTATTTTACAGTTGCACCAATTGATAACTAAAAATCAAGACTTTTCAGAGGCAATTGACACATTAGGCAGACAAGTTAGAGTGCCATTGCTTAAAGGAAAATTTAAAGAACATGAGAATAACCCTCGCAGGAGTGATGGTACAAAGTTTATCTATTGTCCCCCGATACATGTTGAGAACGAAATTGATAAGTTAATCAATATATACGAAGGATTAGAAGACGGAGAAGCTTCTCCTATTGTTATATCGGCTTGGTTTCATCATGCATTTTCAATTATTCATCCATTTCAAGATGGAAATGGAAGACTTGCGCGATTACTTGCAAGTCTGATACTAATTAAGCATGGCTTGTTTCCTTTTACAGTTAAACGAACTGAAAAGAAAAGATACATAGAAGCTCTTGAAAATGCAGATACTGAAAAGCCTAATGAACTGGTTGTTTTCTTTAGTGAAGTACAAAAAAGAAATATTGAGGTTGTATTAAATTTAAAACTGGAAACCGTTTCAACAACATCTATTTCGGATATTGCATCAGCACTTTCGAAAAAAGTAAACACATGGAAAGACTCTCTTAAGGAAGCAAGAATTAAACAAATTAGTGATAACCGAAATCTAATTTTTAATTATTGCAATGAAATTACTGAGAAAGTATATGAGGAATTACGAGGACAGATTCCAGAAGAAACTGCGGGGATTTATTTAGAAGTTGCCAATACCTCAAATGATAAGTATTATTATTTTACGCACCAGATAGTTGAGTATGCTAAGGAGCATGATTATTTTTTCAATAGGTCATTACCGAGAGATTGGTTTAAATTGTCAGTTGTTCTATCAGAAAAAAGACAATATCAGATAATACTTTCAATGCACCATTATGGATATGACGACACAACTATGGCAGTTGGAGCATTTCTTGAGTTTATTGAGCCAAAAACATTGAATCCAAAGAATAGAATCAAAGGATATAAAAGGACGGGGAACAAGGATAATATCATTACAAGTTTGCCTCTTAATATTAAACCTCATACTATTTCATTAGAAGGGAATGTTGAACGTGTTAAGCATAACCTTCAAACTTTTGTAAGAGATACACTCGCAATTTCCTTAGCCCAGATAATGAATGAGATAAATTAA
- a CDS encoding GNAT family N-acetyltransferase: protein MRKKTTFETDRLLVRGLLINDLYPFHEMQSNPLVMQYVTGIIKPLAENKKELIDLIAKYDHPENDFFIYAIERKCDAEFIGSVALIKDDQNDDELGYRFLQKYWGNGYGFEVCKGLVKYCQSSGFPKLVGYVVDANIASARILEKCNFRVVSKGMAPDLQLPETKYELIL from the coding sequence ATGAGGAAGAAAACGACTTTTGAAACCGATAGATTATTAGTTAGAGGGCTTTTAATAAATGACTTATACCCTTTTCATGAAATGCAGAGTAACCCGTTGGTGATGCAATATGTAACAGGCATTATAAAACCTTTGGCGGAAAATAAAAAAGAATTAATTGATTTAATTGCCAAATATGACCATCCGGAAAATGACTTCTTTATTTATGCAATAGAAAGAAAATGTGATGCCGAATTTATTGGAAGTGTAGCGTTGATAAAAGACGATCAGAATGACGATGAATTAGGTTATCGCTTTTTACAAAAGTACTGGGGAAACGGATACGGTTTTGAAGTATGTAAAGGGTTGGTAAAGTACTGTCAGTCCTCAGGGTTTCCTAAATTAGTGGGATATGTAGTAGATGCTAATATAGCATCCGCTAGGATTTTAGAAAAATGTAATTTCAGGGTAGTGTCCAAAGGAATGGCGCCCGATCTACAGTTACCCGAAACCAAATACGAATTGATATTATGA
- a CDS encoding helix-turn-helix domain-containing protein, whose amino-acid sequence MSSLSIKDLIQKIGKRIYHLRKESNMTQLDLAVKSEIDERQIQRLENGHTSPTIKTLLKIANAFGISLSELFRFD is encoded by the coding sequence ATGAGTAGTTTAAGTATTAAGGATCTGATACAAAAAATAGGTAAACGGATTTATCATCTGCGTAAAGAGTCTAATATGACTCAACTCGACCTGGCCGTAAAATCCGAAATTGATGAACGTCAAATTCAACGCCTTGAAAACGGGCATACGTCTCCAACCATAAAAACGTTATTAAAAATAGCAAATGCCTTCGGAATTTCTCTATCGGAGCTATTCCGGTTTGATTGA